A part of Citrifermentans bremense genomic DNA contains:
- the purB gene encoding adenylosuccinate lyase produces MIERYSRPEMARIWEPENRYRKWLEIEIYACEAHAEMGRIPKDAVARIKAKANFDVPRIDEIERTVKHDVIAFLTSVADYIGEDSRFVHLGLTSSDVLDTSFAMLLKEAGELILADIKRLMAVIKTRAYEHKMTPQMGRSHGIHAEPVTFGLKMALWYDEMARNLKRMEAALETISYGKLSGAVGTFANIDPQVEDYVCKKAGLKPAPCSTQVLQRDRHAEYFTTLAIIASSIEKFAVEIRHLQRTEVLEAEEFFSKGQKGSSAMPHKRNPVLSENLTGLARLIRGYSVSAMENVPLWHERDISHSSVERIIGPDATVMLDFMLNRAIGLIENLVVYPENMMRNLNQMRGLIFSQRVLLKLAESGASREKAYALVQRNAMKVWEEGKDFQTELLNDPEVAGFLPAEEIKEAFDLGYHLKHVDTIFTRVFGG; encoded by the coding sequence GTGATCGAACGTTACAGCCGTCCTGAAATGGCCCGCATCTGGGAACCGGAAAACCGCTACCGCAAGTGGCTCGAGATAGAGATTTACGCTTGCGAGGCACATGCCGAGATGGGGCGCATACCCAAGGACGCAGTGGCCCGCATCAAGGCGAAGGCCAACTTCGACGTTCCCCGCATCGACGAGATCGAGCGCACCGTCAAGCACGACGTCATCGCCTTCCTCACCTCCGTCGCCGACTACATCGGGGAAGACTCCCGTTTCGTGCACCTGGGGCTTACCTCGTCCGACGTCCTTGACACCTCATTCGCCATGCTGTTGAAGGAAGCGGGTGAGCTGATCCTTGCCGACATCAAGCGGCTTATGGCCGTGATCAAGACCCGCGCCTACGAGCACAAGATGACGCCGCAGATGGGGCGCTCGCACGGCATCCACGCCGAGCCGGTCACCTTCGGCCTGAAGATGGCGCTTTGGTACGACGAGATGGCCAGGAACCTGAAGCGGATGGAAGCGGCGCTTGAGACCATCTCCTACGGCAAGCTCTCAGGCGCGGTCGGCACCTTCGCCAACATCGACCCGCAGGTTGAGGATTACGTCTGCAAGAAGGCCGGGTTGAAGCCGGCCCCCTGCTCGACTCAGGTGCTGCAGCGCGACCGCCACGCCGAGTACTTCACCACCCTCGCTATCATCGCCTCCTCCATCGAGAAGTTCGCCGTCGAGATCAGACACCTGCAGCGCACCGAGGTGCTCGAAGCCGAGGAGTTCTTCAGCAAGGGGCAGAAGGGCTCCTCCGCGATGCCGCACAAGCGCAACCCGGTCCTCTCCGAGAACCTGACCGGCCTGGCGCGCCTGATCCGCGGCTACTCGGTCTCGGCCATGGAGAACGTCCCGCTGTGGCACGAGCGCGACATCTCCCACTCGTCTGTTGAGCGCATCATAGGCCCGGACGCAACGGTCATGCTCGACTTCATGCTGAACCGCGCCATCGGCCTGATCGAGAACCTGGTGGTCTACCCCGAGAACATGATGCGCAACCTGAACCAGATGCGCGGCCTCATCTTCTCCCAGCGCGTGCTTTTGAAGCTCGCCGAGTCCGGCGCTTCCCGCGAGAAGGCATACGCGCTGGTGCAAAGAAACGCCATGAAGGTGTGGGAGGAGGGGAAAGACTTCCAGACCGAGCTTCTGAACGACCCCGAGGTCGCCGGTTT